From the genome of Nicotiana sylvestris chromosome 2, ASM39365v2, whole genome shotgun sequence, one region includes:
- the LOC104210163 gene encoding uncharacterized protein isoform X1, producing MRDLESPRTSSQKYAPLDWSDYFDREDDIQIPDSDDVFHVYMAGTEGPVVFCLHGGGYCGLSFALAASKLKEKARIVAMDLRGHGKSATQNDVDLSIETLCGDVFSVLKTMYGDAPPAIVLVGHSMGGAVAVHIAAKKSFPSLAGLVVVDVVEGSAMASLIHMQKILSNRMQHFSTPEKAIEWSVKSGSLRNIDSARVSIPNTLKYDESKKCYTHRARLEETEQYWREWYEGLSEKFLSSPVPKILLLAGTDRLDRALTIGQMQGKFQMVVVRHTGHAIQEDVPDEFATLLLNFISHNRIGPHGIEIPGLRRPPQSKP from the exons ATGAGGGACCTAGAATCGCCAAG GACATCTTCACAGAAATATGCACCTTTAGATTGGTCAGATTATTTCGATCGAGAAGATGATATTCAGATCCCGGACTCAGATGAT GTATTTCATGTTTATATGGCAGGGACTGAAGGGCCTGTTGTTTTTTGCCTGCATGGTGGTGGTTATTGCGG GCTCTCATTTGCATTGGCAGCAAGCAAACTTAAGGAGAAAGCTAGGATAGTAGCCATGGATCTCAGGGGACATGGAAAGTCAGCTACGCAAAATGACGTTGATTTGTCCATTGAG ACGCTATGCGGTGATGTGTTTTCTGTTTTGAAGACAATGTATGGAGATGCTCCGCCTGCAATTGTGCTTGTTGGCCACAG TATGGGAGGTGCAGTTGCAGTTCACATTGCTGCAAAAAAATCATTTCCAAGTTTGGCTGGCTTGGTGGTTGTGGACGTTGTTGAG GGTTCAGCAATGGCATCGTTGATTCATATGCAGAAGATTCTGTCGAACAGAATGCAGCATTTCTCTACCCCTGAAAAAGCG ATTGAATGGAGTGTCAAATCAGGCTCTTTGAGAAATATTGACTCTGCTCGTGTATCAATCCCCAACACATTGAAATATGATGAATCAAAAAAATG TTACACGCATAGAGCAAGACTGGAAGAAACTGAGCAGTATTGGAGAGAATG GTACGAAGGCCTTTCAGAAAAGTTTTTGTCATCTCCTGTTCCAAAGATATTGTTGTTAGCTGGGACAGACAGACTTGACAG AGCCCTCACAATAGGTCAAATGCAAGGGAAGTTCCAAATGGTGGTTGTCAGACACACAGGCCACGCTATACAG GAAGATGTTCCTGATGAATTTGCTACTTTGCTACTCAATTTCATTTCCCATAATCGAATAGGCCCACATGGAATTGAG ATACCTGGACTTCGTCGACCCCCTCAGTCAAAACCTTGA
- the LOC104210163 gene encoding uncharacterized protein isoform X2 gives MRDLESPRTSSQKYAPLDWSDYFDREDDIQIPDSDDVFHVYMAGTEGPVVFCLHGGGYCGLSFALAASKLKEKARIVAMDLRGHGKSATQNDVDLSIETLCGDVFSVLKTMYGDAPPAIVLVGHSMGGAVAVHIAAKKSFPSLAGLVVVDVVEIEWSVKSGSLRNIDSARVSIPNTLKYDESKKCYTHRARLEETEQYWREWYEGLSEKFLSSPVPKILLLAGTDRLDRALTIGQMQGKFQMVVVRHTGHAIQEDVPDEFATLLLNFISHNRIGPHGIEIPGLRRPPQSKP, from the exons ATGAGGGACCTAGAATCGCCAAG GACATCTTCACAGAAATATGCACCTTTAGATTGGTCAGATTATTTCGATCGAGAAGATGATATTCAGATCCCGGACTCAGATGAT GTATTTCATGTTTATATGGCAGGGACTGAAGGGCCTGTTGTTTTTTGCCTGCATGGTGGTGGTTATTGCGG GCTCTCATTTGCATTGGCAGCAAGCAAACTTAAGGAGAAAGCTAGGATAGTAGCCATGGATCTCAGGGGACATGGAAAGTCAGCTACGCAAAATGACGTTGATTTGTCCATTGAG ACGCTATGCGGTGATGTGTTTTCTGTTTTGAAGACAATGTATGGAGATGCTCCGCCTGCAATTGTGCTTGTTGGCCACAG TATGGGAGGTGCAGTTGCAGTTCACATTGCTGCAAAAAAATCATTTCCAAGTTTGGCTGGCTTGGTGGTTGTGGACGTTGTTGAG ATTGAATGGAGTGTCAAATCAGGCTCTTTGAGAAATATTGACTCTGCTCGTGTATCAATCCCCAACACATTGAAATATGATGAATCAAAAAAATG TTACACGCATAGAGCAAGACTGGAAGAAACTGAGCAGTATTGGAGAGAATG GTACGAAGGCCTTTCAGAAAAGTTTTTGTCATCTCCTGTTCCAAAGATATTGTTGTTAGCTGGGACAGACAGACTTGACAG AGCCCTCACAATAGGTCAAATGCAAGGGAAGTTCCAAATGGTGGTTGTCAGACACACAGGCCACGCTATACAG GAAGATGTTCCTGATGAATTTGCTACTTTGCTACTCAATTTCATTTCCCATAATCGAATAGGCCCACATGGAATTGAG ATACCTGGACTTCGTCGACCCCCTCAGTCAAAACCTTGA